Proteins from a single region of Dictyostelium discoideum AX4 chromosome 5 chromosome, whole genome shotgun sequence:
- the adprh gene encoding ADP-ribosylarginine hydrolase gives MFHKFISTLTNKKITQTIMGTINKENIKPAMLLSAFGDACGYKNGIWEFEKSPSRIYEHYEYLGGYKNLKINKKDWRLSDDTIMHIATAIAITRPTNTDNESICKELAKAYIHSMEDMAGRAPGIQTINSVSLMTQTGMRSKVYQWNEIDFSDRAGGCGGSMRSMCIGFKYWSDEQLDTLIELSIESGRITHNNPVGFLGALVSALFASYAIRSIPPKTWPLKLMTEVMPKAREYLEKTSNSSNRNIENYEKGWNYFWNSWKSYLKLRQIPSNPDELKAANDKGIDYPVFPKDYSDYKVRENFYHSISFSGWGGSSGHDSCIIAYDALLGSADNWEEMIKRSVLHGGDNDSTGAIGCCWWGALYGFNGVPECNYEKIEYKSIIEGLAKEISN, from the exons atgtttCACAAATTTATTAGCACActtacaaataaaaagattacACAAACAATCATGGGcacaattaataaagaaaacaTTAAACCAGCAATGCTTTTATCAGCATTTGGTGATGCT tgtGGATATAAAAATGGTATTTGGGAGTTTGAAAAGTCTCCATCAAGAATATATGAACACTATGAATATCTTGGTGGTTATAAAAATCTAAA aataaataagAAAGATTGGAGATTATCAGATGATACAA ttatgCATATTGCAACAGCAATTGCAATAACAAGACCAACCAATACAGATAATGAATCAATATGTAAAGAATTAGCAAAAGCATATATTCATTCAATGGAAGATATGGCAGGAAGAGCACCAGGAATTCAAACAATTAATTCAGTATCACTGATGACACAAACTGGAATGAGATCCAAAGTTTATCAATGGAATGAGATTGATTTCTCTGATAGAGcaggtggttgtggtggatCAATGAGATCTATGTGTattggatttaaatattggtCTGATGAACAATTGGAtacattaattgaattatcaattgaaagtGGTAGAATCACACATAATAACCCAGTTGGCTTTCTAGGTGCATTAGTATCAGCATTATTTGCCTCATATGCAATCAGATCAATTCCACCAAAAACCTGGcctttgaaattaatgacaGAGGTAATGCCAAAAGCTAGAGAATATTTAGAGAAAACTTCAAATAGTTCAAATCGTAACATtgaaaattatgaaaaaggTTGGAATTATTTTTGGAACTCTTGGAAAtcttatttaaaattaagacAAATTCCATCGAATCCAGACGAATTAAAAGCAGCCAATGATAAGGGTATCGATTATCCAGTTTTCCCAAAAGATTATTCAGATTATAAAGTTAGAGAGAATTTCTAtcattcaatttcatttagtGGTTGGGGTGGTTCATCAGGTCATGATTCATGTATTATAGCATATGATGCCTTATTAGGTTCTGCTGATAATTGGGAAGAAATGATTAAAAGATCAGTTCTTCatggtggtgataatgatTCAACTGGTGctattggttgttgttggtggggTGCTCTCTATGGTTTCAATGGTGTACCAGAATGTAATtatgaaaaaattgaatataaatCAATCATCGAAGGTTTAGCaaaagaaatttcaaattaa
- the hbx14 gene encoding homeodomain containing protein (Similar to HOX), translating into MNHNNNNYDFDNKNNSIGGGGGSSSRSSSSRSSNRSSSGSSGGSGSNSSSSINNIINSDKDFITERKQTKSPPLTLPNIKTTTTTTTTTTTTTTTTTKNENISSSESENSSSRVESPNCNKKVKKTKTITISPTGYNINSKDDINKFTTYGYTNEKSNARRDPKWITDIIERYNRLKSESPNNNYNGSSNNNNNINNINNNSNNTTSPCQSPSSNTATITSISSPTSSSSSLSSPSPSFSINNIVNQDVDGCDRMNYTLLSQNNNNNNNNNYNNNNNNNNNNNNNNNNTNTNNNGDECIVKPISLIQNKKSGQRSLKTKEHKEILEALYRVTLYPTSEETKIISQILGMTFGQVKSSFRHRREKLSKSGLFSYAKNLKNCGKCTVPLDNFFENCKYLTTKETEEFAAAYDVSFEQIKNYFKGKRAILNKLSSKANQDNDNNNNNENNDDSYSDEG; encoded by the coding sequence AtgaatcataataataataactatgattttgataataaaaataatagtattggtggtggtggtggtagtagtagtagaagtagtagtagtagaagTAGTAATAGAAGTAGTAGTGGAAGTAGTGGTGGCAGTGGTAGTAACAGTAGCAgtagtataaataatattattaatagtgaTAAAGACTTTATAACAGAAAGAAAACAAACAAAATCTCCACCTTTAACTCttccaaatattaaaaccaccaccacaacaactaccacaacaacaactaccacaaccacaacaacaaaaaatgaaaatataagtTCATCTGAATCTGAAAACTCCTCTAGCAGAGTTGAATCCccaaattgtaataaaaagGTTAAGAAAACCAAAACCATTACTATCAGTCCAACTGGTTATAATATCAATAGTAAAGATgacattaataaatttactaCCTATGGCTACACTAACGAAAAGAGCAATGCCAGAAGAGACCCAAAATGGATAACTGATATTATTGAAAGATATAATCGTTTAAAATCTGAAAGccctaataataattataatggcagtagtaataataataataatattaataatattaataacaatagtaataatactacGTCACCTTGtcaatcaccatcatcaaatacAGCAACTATaacatcaatatcatcaccTACTTCATCATCCTCATCTTTATCATCCCCATCCCCATCATTTAGTATAAATAACATTGTTAATCAAGATGTTGATGGTTGTGATAGAATGAATTATACTTTACTTTcgcaaaataataataataataataataataattataataataataataataataataataataataataataataataataatacgaatacaaataataatggtgatgaatGTATTGTTaaaccaatttcattaattcaaaataaaaaaagcgGTCAAAGAAGTCTTAAAACCAAAGAACATAAAGAGATACTTGAAGCATTATATAGAGTAACCTTGTATCCAACATCAGAGGAAACTAAAATCATTAGCCAAATTTTGGGTATGACATTTGGTCAAGTTAAAAGCTCCTTCCGTCATCGTAGAGAGAAATTATCAAAGTCTGGTTTGTTCTCTTACGcaaaaaatcttaaaaattgTGGAAAATGCACAGTACCTTTGgataatttctttgaaaattgtaaatactTAACTACTAAAGAAACTGAAGAGTTTGCTGCTGCATATGATGTATCTTTTgaacaaatcaaaaattattttaaaggaAAAAGAGCAATATTAAATAAGTTATCTTCAAAGGCGAATcaagataatgataataataataataatgaaaataatgatgatagcTATAGTGATGAAGggtga